A single genomic interval of Balaenoptera musculus isolate JJ_BM4_2016_0621 chromosome 14, mBalMus1.pri.v3, whole genome shotgun sequence harbors:
- the CETN1 gene encoding centrin-1, which translates to MASSFKKSNVASTSQKRKVGPKPELTEDQKQEVREAFDLFDADGSGTIDVKELKVAMRALGFEPRKEEMKRMTAEVDKEGTGKVSFNDFLAVMTQKMAEKDTKEEILKAFRLFDDDETGKISFQNLKRVATELGENLTDEELQEMIDEADQDGDGEVNEEEFLRIMKKTSLY; encoded by the coding sequence ATGGCTTCTAGCTTCAAGAAGTCAAACGTGGCCTCCACCAGCCAGAAAAGAAAGGTGGGGCCTAAGCCCGAGCTCACTGAAGATCAGAAGCAAGAAGTCCGCGAAGCGTTTGACCTCTTCGATGCCGACGGCAGCGGCACCATCGACGTGAAGGAGCTGAAGGTGGCCATGAGGGCGCTGGGCTTTGAACCCAGGAAGGAGGAGATGAAGAGGATGACCGCCGAGGTGGACAAGGAAGGCACAGGGAAAGTCAGCTTCAATGACTTCTTGGCCGTGATGACTCAGAAGATGGCCGAGAAAGACACCAAGGAAGAAATCCTGAAGGCTTTCAGGCTCTTTGATGATGATGAAACCGGGAAGATCTCTTTCCAAAACCTAAAGCGCGTGGCCACCGAGTTGGGGGAAAACCTCACTGACGAGGAGCTGCAGGAAATGATTGACGAAGCAGATCAGGATGGAGACGGTGAAGTGAACGAGGAAGAGTTTCTTCGGATCATGAAAAAGACCAGCCTCTATTAA